GTTGCCGGGGCGCTGCGTATCGCGGCGGAGTTCCCCGGTAGTCGCGTGGTCACGGTGATATGTGACCGGGGCGATCGCTATCTGTCTACCGGGGTTTTTGGGTGAAGATGGGGCGGGATTACTCCCGCTCCAGCGCCTGAATCGGCTGCAAATGCGCCGCCCGACGGGCCGGGAAAAAACCGAAAATCACACCAATCAGGCTTGAGCAGATAAAGGCCACTATCACCGAATCGGCCGAATAGATAAACGTCACCTCGCTCAGGTGGCTTGCCAGTGCGCCCGCCAGCAGTGACAGCCCCACGCCCAAGACACCACCGCACAGGCATACCAATACCGCTTCTATCAAAAATTGTTGCAGGATGTCGCTGGTGCGTGCTCCCACCGCCATGCGAACACCAATCTCCCGGGTACGTTCTGTGACCGACACCAGCATGATATTCATCACCCCGATCCCGCCAACGATGAGCGAAATCAGCGCAATGGCTGAAACCAGCAACGTCATGGTGGCGGTGGTCTGGCGAATCGTCTGACGGATGCTGTCAGTGTTCATAATGAAAAAGTCTTTATTGCCGTGCTGGCGGGTCAGGATCTCGGTTATACCTTGTTCTGCAATGCCAAGGTCGATGTTGTCATTGACGCGTACCGTAATGCTGCGCAGATATGACTGGCCGACCATTCGCCGCATGACCGTGGTGTAAGGTAGCCACACATTGAGGTTTTCATCACTGCCAAAACCTGATTGCTTGCGCGTAGCGACGCCCACTATCCGGCAGGGGAGCGAGCCTGCAAAGATGACCTGGCCTATCGGGTCTTCACCGGGGGCAAACAGGGTGTCGCGGGTGTTTTGGTCAATCACCGCCTCTTGAGCGAGCGGTGCAACACGGTGTGGTGAGAAACCCAGCCCTTCATTCAGGGTGTACCCTCGCACGCTAAAAAATTGCTCGCCAACGCCACTGACACTGGCTGAAACCGCCTTGTTGCGGTAGCGCAGGGTTACCGAGGTGGCAACCGTGGGGGTGACACTGTGGATGTAGGGTTGCTGTGCAATCGGGAGTAAGTCGCTGGATCGCAGTGTTTGCACCGCAGCAGAGCGCATATCACCAAACGCTTTACCAGGAAAAATCTCCAGTGTGCTGGTACCCATCGCACTAATACTGTTGAGCACTTGCTGTTGTGAGCCTTGCCCTAACGCCACCACTGATACCACCGAGGCAATACCGATAATGATGCCGAGCATGGTCAGAAAAGTGCGCATCCGGCGGGCATTCATGGCCCGCAGCGCCATCTTAAAAGCGCTCTGTAGCCGTTCGTAGCCCTGATACCGTGCGCTAACGGCGGGCTGATGTGTGCTGACCGGTCGCACCGTGGTGGCAGGCGCTGGGCTTACCGGGGTATCCGCCACGATGTGGCCATCATGAAGTTCGATAATACGCCCGGCCACGCGTGCGATATTCATGTCGTGCGTGACGATAATCACCGTGTGTCCTTGCTGATGCAGTTCACGCAGAATGGACAATACCGCCTGACCATTGGCGCTGTCGAGCGCGCCGGTCGGCTCGTCAGCCAAAATAACCTGCCCGCCGTTCATCAGTGCTCTGGCAATACTCACCCGCTGCTGCTGCCCGCCGGATAATTTACCCGGCGCATCATGCTGGCGCTCTGCCAGCCCCAGTCGCGCCAGTAGTGCGCTGGCGCGTTGCTGGCGCAGATGCCGGGGCTGACCGGCATAAATCGCGGGCATGGCGACGTTATCGCCGACGTTCAGATCATTAAGTAAATGGTAACGCTGGAAGATAAAACCAAAGTGTTCGCGGCGTAGTGCGGCAAGCTTATCGTCATTGAGCGTCAACGTGGAGATACCGGCTACCTGATAATCCCCCTGTGTCGGTTTATCAAGACAGCCCAATATATTCATCAAGGTCGATTTTCCCGAACCGGAGGCCCCGACGATGGCCACCATTTCACCGGCATGAAGGGTCAAATTGATGTCATTGAGCACATCGGTGCGCTGCTGGCCGTTGAGAAAACTGCGGTGCACCTGGTGCAGTACGAGTAACGGTGTGCTCATCATTCACAACCCCATCGGTGGCGGCGGCAGGTTACGGTTACTGTTGCCTGCGCTGCTGCGCTGGCTTATGACCACCCGCTCCCCGGCAGAGATGCCGCTTGTCACCTGAATATAGGCGTTGTCGCTAATGCCAGTAATGACTTCGCGCGGTATCGGTGCCCCGCCTTCAGGTACTACCTGCACAAAGGTTTTCCCCTGACGGTACAGCAAGGCACTCACCGGCACCACCTGCGCGTGTTTCGCTTCTGACAACAGAATGTACACCTGAGCGGTCATGGAGATACGCAGCCTCTCATCAGGGTTATCGACATCAAACAGGCCGTTGTAGTAGATGGCGCTCCCGGTCGTACTGCTGGAACTGCTATTACTGCTGGCTGAGCTGCTACTGCTGGTGCTGCTGTCGGTACTGAGGGATTCCGGTGCCGGTTTGATAGCGCGCAACACGCCCTGATAACGCGTATGCGGGTCACCCAGAATGGTGAACCACA
This sequence is a window from Dickeya aquatica. Protein-coding genes within it:
- a CDS encoding MacB family efflux pump subunit, with amino-acid sequence MSTPLLVLHQVHRSFLNGQQRTDVLNDINLTLHAGEMVAIVGASGSGKSTLMNILGCLDKPTQGDYQVAGISTLTLNDDKLAALRREHFGFIFQRYHLLNDLNVGDNVAMPAIYAGQPRHLRQQRASALLARLGLAERQHDAPGKLSGGQQQRVSIARALMNGGQVILADEPTGALDSANGQAVLSILRELHQQGHTVIIVTHDMNIARVAGRIIELHDGHIVADTPVSPAPATTVRPVSTHQPAVSARYQGYERLQSAFKMALRAMNARRMRTFLTMLGIIIGIASVVSVVALGQGSQQQVLNSISAMGTSTLEIFPGKAFGDMRSAAVQTLRSSDLLPIAQQPYIHSVTPTVATSVTLRYRNKAVSASVSGVGEQFFSVRGYTLNEGLGFSPHRVAPLAQEAVIDQNTRDTLFAPGEDPIGQVIFAGSLPCRIVGVATRKQSGFGSDENLNVWLPYTTVMRRMVGQSYLRSITVRVNDNIDLGIAEQGITEILTRQHGNKDFFIMNTDSIRQTIRQTTATMTLLVSAIALISLIVGGIGVMNIMLVSVTERTREIGVRMAVGARTSDILQQFLIEAVLVCLCGGVLGVGLSLLAGALASHLSEVTFIYSADSVIVAFICSSLIGVIFGFFPARRAAHLQPIQALERE